The Primulina eburnea isolate SZY01 chromosome 8, ASM2296580v1, whole genome shotgun sequence genome contains a region encoding:
- the LOC140839133 gene encoding uncharacterized protein has protein sequence MCDASDTAVGAVLGQRQNKVFHTIYYTKIKDKKDVENVVVDHLSRLELISDDCVDQAINDWFPDEQLFEFVHKKYILVAVDYVSKWVEAKAYASNDAQVVLKFLKKNIFNRCHTQDLYPLSPPNEWSSGSVEPRDKSDFGESCRCQSERMVKLEHRAYWATKALNFKFTDAGERRLLQLDQLEEFRNLAYDLALSYKEKTKKAHDKRIIEREFKEGDNALLYNSRLRLFPGKLKSRWSGPFVISKIYPWGAVELHDGKCGKFTELQSILKSSARWNNLLRETRIFITLVISSVHTPSPSPLPWLPRNNETQKGLLETINDVSVRLERLKQSKIA, from the exons atgtgcgatgccagtgatACGGCGGTGGGGGCTGTGCTTGGCCAGCgtcaaaacaaggtatttcatacaatttacTACACAA aaataaaagataagaaagaTGTCGAGAATGTGGTAGTGGATCACTTGTCTAGGTTAGAGCTGATTAGTGATGATTGTGTAGATCAAGCTATAaatgattggtttcctgatGAGCAGCTATTTGAG TTCGTTCACAAAAAATATATCTTGGTTGCGGTTGATTATGTGTCGAAGTGGGTAGAGGCAAAGGCGTATGCCAGTAATGATGCTCAAGTTgtcctgaaatttttaaagaaaaatatttttaacag GTGTCACACTCAAGATCTCTACCCACTATCACCCCcaaacgagtggtcaagtggaagtgttgAACCGAGAGATAAATCGGATTTTGGAGAAAGTTGTAGGTGTCAGTCGGAAAGAATGGTCA AGTTGGAGCATCGAGCATACTGGGCCACAAAAGCATTGAACTTTAAATTTACTGACGCAGGTGAACGACGTCTGCTGCAACTGGATCAGTTAGAGGAATTCCGGAACCTGGCATATGATCTTGCACTGTCATACAAGGAGAAGACGAAGAAAGCCCATGACAAGCGGATCATCGAGAGGGAATTCAAGGAAGGGGACAATGCtctactctacaactcccggttgcgactgTTTCCTGGAAAATTGAAGTCACGATGGTCTGGACCATTCGTGATTTCTAAAATATACCCGTGGGGAGCCGTGGAACTGCACGATGGGAAGTGTGGGAAATtcacg GAGCTTCAATCCATACTCAAATCTTCGGCAAGGTGGAACAATCTTCTTCGGGAAACAAGAATCTTCATCACTCTGGTCATCTCCTCGGTTCATACACCATCTCCGTCACCACTACCATGGCTCCCAAGAAACAACGAG ACTCAAAAAGGGTTACTAGAGACAATAAATGATGTATCGGttaggcttgaaaggctcaaacagtccaagatcgcctaa